In Halorhabdus tiamatea SARL4B, a genomic segment contains:
- a CDS encoding DUF7837 family putative zinc-binding protein, translating into MYADTRPVGRCPRCGTEITPERVIIRYERTDGEAMYATCPDCRDVVRPEPIVESTA; encoded by the coding sequence ATGTACGCAGACACCCGTCCAGTCGGCCGTTGCCCGCGATGCGGGACCGAAATCACGCCCGAGCGCGTCATCATCCGGTACGAGCGCACCGACGGCGAGGCGATGTACGCGACGTGTCCGGACTGTCGAGACGTAGTCCGCCCCGAACCGATCGTCGAATCGACAGCGTGA
- a CDS encoding DUF1349 domain-containing protein, translated as MEWLNEPLDWQEADDRLTLSVDSETDCWRVTAHDFVQDDAPFYYREVAGDFTARVTVTGAYADQYDQAGLMVREDESTWLKTGIEYVDGSQQASTVITRDFSDWSVSPLDDDPESVSVRVERTGETVETFISRDGESFRMLRQGYLTEAETLSVGMMAAAPTGEGFDVTFEDFSVE; from the coding sequence ATGGAGTGGCTCAACGAACCTCTCGACTGGCAGGAAGCCGACGACCGACTCACTCTCAGCGTCGACTCCGAAACCGATTGCTGGCGCGTGACGGCCCACGACTTCGTTCAGGACGACGCGCCCTTCTACTATCGCGAGGTCGCCGGTGATTTCACCGCTCGGGTGACCGTCACCGGCGCGTACGCCGACCAGTACGATCAGGCCGGGCTGATGGTCCGCGAGGACGAATCGACCTGGCTGAAGACCGGGATCGAGTACGTCGACGGGAGCCAGCAGGCCAGTACCGTCATCACTCGCGACTTTTCCGACTGGTCGGTCTCGCCGCTGGATGACGACCCCGAGTCCGTGTCCGTTCGCGTCGAACGGACCGGTGAGACCGTCGAGACGTTCATCTCCCGGGACGGCGAGTCTTTCCGGATGCTCCGTCAGGGGTATCTGACCGAGGCCGAGACGCTCTCTGTCGGGATGATGGCCGCAGCGCCGACTGGCGAGGGGTTCGACGTGACCTTCGAGGACTTTTCGGTCGAGTGA
- a CDS encoding response regulator transcription factor, whose product MAANILVVDDDTTIRQLLRHRFEAAGHEVRACEDGQEAADLLSTAYEPDALVVDVMMPRLNGTRLVRMLRNAELNVAPDLPVIMLTSRGREEHVLEGFDAGVDDYISKPFRSAELLARVQRHLR is encoded by the coding sequence ATGGCGGCAAACATCCTCGTCGTCGACGACGACACGACGATCCGGCAACTCCTGCGTCACCGCTTCGAGGCGGCCGGGCACGAGGTTCGCGCCTGCGAGGACGGGCAAGAGGCGGCTGATCTGCTCTCGACCGCGTACGAACCCGATGCGCTCGTCGTCGACGTCATGATGCCCCGCCTCAACGGGACGCGACTCGTTCGGATGCTGCGGAACGCGGAACTGAACGTTGCACCCGACCTGCCAGTGATAATGCTCACGTCCCGCGGCCGGGAGGAGCACGTCCTCGAAGGGTTCGACGCGGGCGTCGACGATTACATCTCGAAGCCGTTCCGGAGCGCGGAGCTACTGGCCCGCGTGCAGCGACACCTCCGATGA
- a CDS encoding class I SAM-dependent methyltransferase, whose protein sequence is MSESDPAHPLFAAIYDPAMAHAERTILEPHREYLAKGLSGTVLDLGAGTGAMFPYFDEAATVHATEPDRHMRRRARERVQDGERVELHDAGAADLPFPDDHFDAVVSSMVFCTVPDVEGALSEVRRVLRPGGEFRFLEHVADDGWRERVQTAVAPAWKRVAGGCHLTRRTASRFAGDDAFDVVEMDRFELGVTPVRPFVRGRLRRRT, encoded by the coding sequence ATGAGCGAAAGCGACCCGGCCCACCCGCTGTTCGCCGCGATCTACGATCCGGCGATGGCCCACGCCGAACGGACGATCCTCGAACCCCACCGGGAGTACCTCGCCAAGGGGCTCTCGGGGACCGTTCTGGACCTCGGCGCGGGTACCGGCGCGATGTTCCCCTATTTCGACGAGGCGGCGACGGTCCACGCCACCGAACCCGACCGACACATGCGCCGGCGAGCGCGTGAGCGGGTCCAAGACGGCGAGCGCGTCGAACTCCACGACGCCGGCGCGGCCGACCTCCCGTTCCCCGACGATCACTTCGACGCCGTGGTGTCCTCGATGGTGTTCTGCACCGTGCCCGACGTCGAGGGAGCACTGTCGGAAGTCCGGCGAGTCCTGCGCCCGGGCGGGGAGTTCCGGTTTCTCGAACACGTCGCCGACGACGGGTGGCGCGAACGGGTCCAGACGGCCGTCGCGCCGGCCTGGAAGCGCGTCGCCGGTGGATGTCACCTCACGCGACGCACGGCCTCGCGATTCGCGGGCGACGACGCCTTCGACGTCGTCGAGATGGATCGCTTCGAACTCGGCGTGACGCCGGTCCGGCCGTTCGTGCGTGGTCGGCTCAGACGCCGAACCTGA
- a CDS encoding HEAT repeat domain-containing protein: MAGAIGVFGYEVPLSVVLVLVALVIGLLLAVSLYVTISWSVYRSVVDDRRDRVEDGLREEMLEGLFADDPDWEAWVEGRSGTELTVAESLLDEFLRELDGGDRAQLQGLGVALGIPDRARRQLDAGDEFERLDALTWLTLLGDPEPYLAADFVPETPRERAATVTLLSETDRLEGAREGVSILLDGVDGQFTVFGQDTLYRVSRSNPTPLLETAAAAYRTWNEPLLAQVLAVCAQLETSVGDQDLSWLTAALETENEAIRAASARALGSFGWRETVRDRAFLERAIADPSPRVRGAVYEMLGAWGDQSALSILLYALVSETHPRAMERGTAALVDRRDRIDPETPAVLGGAWDWSLEHAEYNDLARRGTRVYS; encoded by the coding sequence ATGGCGGGGGCCATCGGCGTGTTCGGGTACGAGGTGCCGCTGAGCGTCGTCCTGGTCCTGGTCGCGCTCGTGATCGGACTGTTGCTCGCCGTCTCGTTGTACGTTACCATCAGCTGGTCGGTCTACCGATCGGTCGTTGACGACCGCCGTGATCGCGTCGAGGACGGACTCCGGGAAGAAATGCTCGAAGGACTCTTTGCCGACGATCCTGACTGGGAAGCGTGGGTCGAGGGACGCTCCGGGACCGAACTGACGGTCGCCGAATCGCTGCTCGACGAGTTTCTCCGTGAACTCGACGGCGGAGACAGAGCGCAACTGCAGGGGCTGGGCGTCGCCCTGGGGATTCCCGACCGGGCACGCCGCCAGCTCGACGCTGGCGACGAGTTCGAGCGTCTCGACGCCCTGACCTGGCTGACGTTGCTCGGCGATCCCGAGCCGTATCTGGCAGCCGATTTCGTACCGGAGACGCCGCGAGAGCGGGCGGCGACCGTGACACTGCTGTCCGAGACAGATCGGCTGGAGGGGGCGCGGGAAGGCGTCTCGATACTCTTAGACGGCGTCGACGGGCAGTTCACCGTGTTCGGCCAGGACACGCTCTACCGCGTCTCGCGATCGAACCCGACACCGCTGCTGGAGACGGCCGCGGCGGCGTATCGAACCTGGAACGAACCGCTGCTCGCGCAAGTCCTCGCAGTCTGTGCACAGCTAGAGACGAGCGTCGGCGACCAGGACCTCTCGTGGCTGACCGCGGCCCTGGAGACCGAAAACGAAGCGATCCGAGCCGCCTCGGCGCGGGCACTGGGGAGCTTTGGCTGGCGAGAAACCGTCCGGGACCGGGCGTTTCTCGAACGGGCTATCGCGGACCCGTCACCCCGTGTCCGGGGAGCCGTCTACGAGATGCTCGGGGCGTGGGGGGACCAGTCAGCACTGAGCATCCTCCTGTACGCGCTGGTGAGCGAAACACATCCCCGAGCCATGGAGCGTGGAACGGCGGCGCTGGTCGATCGCCGCGACCGCATCGATCCCGAGACGCCGGCCGTCCTGGGAGGGGCCTGGGACTGGAGCCTCGAACACGCCGAGTACAACGACCTCGCCCGTCGCGGAACCAGGGTGTACAGTTGA
- a CDS encoding DUF7405 family protein → MERLEDYDRRQFLKAAVATGGVAALSACLDVTDDPVPTGVDDPASLPERQHAWDDRVRTDEYGNVKLPRHQSLLYLNLDHEGTPTEADRRVVRDALRTLDRAYERSNEGLLHSIAYSPSYFERFDASLPEGIDLPPPRRLSPFEEPTFDTQDALLHLASDRADVILAAEAALTGEREEANGVTVDAPLTDAMRVADRRSGFVGPGMPAERQDVAGIPDGNPVPEASPLFMGFEAGFRGNQATEDYVTIEEGAFAGGTTKHVARLRQRLDDWYGEKDFEQRVAGLFSPAHAENALVNGVGKNLGNDSGLTPAMIEDVREHAREFGRVGHAQKAARANRDGEGNVRLLRRHVESTDGDVAALHFPSLQRGISAFEAVREAMNGTDLTDEPAIRQRVNNGILEYIFTTHRGNFLVPPRRHRVLPRSRPA, encoded by the coding sequence ATGGAACGGCTCGAAGACTACGATCGCCGGCAGTTCCTCAAAGCCGCCGTCGCCACCGGCGGCGTAGCCGCGCTGAGCGCGTGTCTCGACGTCACCGACGACCCTGTGCCGACGGGCGTCGACGACCCCGCGTCGCTGCCCGAGCGCCAGCACGCCTGGGACGACCGCGTCCGGACCGACGAATACGGGAACGTCAAACTCCCCCGACATCAGTCGCTTCTGTACCTGAACCTCGATCACGAGGGGACACCGACCGAGGCCGATCGCAGGGTCGTCCGGGACGCCCTCCGGACGCTCGACCGGGCCTACGAGCGCTCGAACGAGGGGCTCCTCCATTCGATCGCCTACTCGCCGTCGTACTTCGAGCGCTTCGACGCGTCACTGCCCGAGGGGATCGACCTGCCGCCGCCACGGCGGCTCTCACCGTTCGAGGAGCCGACATTCGACACCCAGGACGCCCTGCTGCACCTCGCCAGCGACCGTGCCGACGTGATTCTGGCGGCTGAAGCGGCGCTGACGGGGGAACGCGAGGAAGCCAACGGCGTCACCGTCGACGCGCCGCTCACGGACGCGATGCGTGTCGCCGATCGCCGGTCGGGATTCGTCGGTCCCGGGATGCCGGCCGAGCGCCAGGACGTCGCGGGGATTCCGGACGGCAATCCCGTCCCGGAGGCTTCGCCGCTGTTCATGGGTTTCGAGGCCGGCTTTCGGGGGAATCAGGCCACCGAGGACTACGTCACGATCGAGGAGGGGGCCTTCGCCGGCGGGACGACCAAGCACGTCGCCCGACTTCGCCAGCGCCTCGACGACTGGTACGGCGAGAAGGACTTCGAGCAACGCGTCGCCGGACTGTTCAGTCCCGCCCACGCCGAGAACGCGCTCGTCAACGGCGTCGGCAAGAATCTCGGCAACGATAGCGGACTCACACCGGCGATGATCGAAGATGTCCGCGAACACGCTCGCGAGTTCGGACGGGTCGGCCACGCCCAGAAGGCCGCTCGCGCGAACCGCGACGGAGAGGGCAACGTCCGGCTGTTGCGACGCCACGTGGAGTCGACGGACGGCGACGTCGCCGCCCTCCATTTCCCGTCGCTCCAGCGGGGTATCTCGGCGTTCGAGGCGGTCCGGGAGGCGATGAACGGGACCGACCTGACCGACGAACCGGCGATCCGCCAGCGTGTCAACAACGGCATCCTGGAGTACATCTTCACGACGCATCGGGGCAACTTCCTGGTGCCGCCGCGGCGTCATCGGGTGCTTCCTCGCTCCCGGCCTGCGTAG
- a CDS encoding DUF7350 domain-containing protein translates to MWPVNRRAFLVAGSAAGVAALAGCGTLESRAIDIPPVLDDRPDAIYVPGHAEGMDMVGMDTVGDYAVALSYSYPHRFWTVTGDVRERTSIEDSDSIHLMATVWDAETGIVLPDVGVAVEITQDGSLVTEETIYAMLSQPMGVHHGANFPGLEDGETYAVAVRVGATASRPTGAFTGRFGEPATATFEFTFDESEMREIRFDRLDRGGERDALEPMSMDSVPTGVAAEPDELPGETATASAGDVRYVATVVEPPAGVDGAESYLAVSPRTRYNGYHLSRMGLTARLERDGESIAEAELTRTIDPDLGYHYGTALPDSTGELSIAVETPPQVARHEGYETAFFDVPTATLSV, encoded by the coding sequence ATGTGGCCCGTGAACAGACGGGCGTTTCTCGTGGCTGGATCGGCGGCAGGAGTTGCCGCACTCGCCGGGTGTGGCACCCTGGAATCGCGAGCGATTGACATCCCGCCGGTGCTCGACGATCGGCCCGACGCGATCTACGTTCCTGGCCACGCCGAGGGGATGGATATGGTCGGCATGGACACCGTCGGCGACTACGCCGTCGCACTCTCCTACAGCTATCCCCACCGGTTCTGGACAGTCACTGGCGACGTGCGCGAGCGGACGTCGATCGAGGATTCGGACTCGATCCACCTGATGGCGACCGTCTGGGATGCCGAGACGGGGATAGTTCTCCCGGACGTCGGCGTCGCCGTCGAGATCACACAGGACGGATCGCTCGTCACCGAGGAGACGATCTACGCGATGCTCTCTCAGCCGATGGGCGTCCACCACGGCGCGAACTTCCCGGGCCTCGAAGACGGCGAGACCTACGCGGTGGCCGTCCGCGTCGGCGCGACGGCGAGTCGTCCGACGGGCGCGTTCACGGGCCGGTTCGGCGAACCAGCGACGGCGACCTTCGAGTTCACCTTCGACGAGAGTGAAATGCGGGAGATTCGCTTCGATCGACTCGATCGTGGCGGCGAACGCGACGCGCTCGAACCGATGTCGATGGACAGCGTGCCGACCGGTGTCGCCGCCGAACCCGACGAGTTGCCGGGCGAGACGGCGACAGCCTCGGCCGGCGACGTCCGCTACGTGGCGACGGTCGTCGAACCGCCCGCAGGCGTCGACGGTGCAGAGTCGTACCTCGCGGTCTCGCCCCGGACGCGGTACAACGGCTACCATCTCTCGCGGATGGGACTGACGGCGAGGCTCGAACGCGACGGCGAGTCGATAGCCGAGGCGGAGTTGACCCGGACAATCGACCCTGATCTGGGATACCACTACGGGACAGCGTTGCCCGACAGCACCGGCGAGTTGTCGATCGCGGTCGAGACGCCGCCACAGGTCGCCCGACACGAGGGCTACGAGACAGCCTTTTTCGACGTGCCGACGGCGACGCTGTCGGTGTGA
- a CDS encoding glycosyltransferase family 2 protein yields MHTIAHAVLLVLAAFGVFVVGYYALINVGYLFLHVLALFELREDVRESRWNPPFRKFSTPFYPGIGIVVPAYNEETTIVESVRSMLALNYPDIEVVVVNDGSTDATLDRLVETFDLATVEAEIPFDVPAADIHDVYRSTTYEELLVLDKDNGGKSDALNAGIWLTDMPLFCAVDSDTIIDRDALLDLVTPFLKEPTTAVAAGGVIRVANGCTIEDGLVTDVSLPGTGLPGLQVMEYLRAFYSGRLGLNRLNGLILISGAFGLFQTETVREIGGYRHDTITEDFDIVVRLHRHLTEQDREYTVDFVPEPVAWTEVPSTRRVLSRQRRRWYRGMVETVITNRSMMFNPRYGRVGTLVMPFFVAAETIGPLIEGLGYVVIPVAWYFGALNLEFAVMFFLLTTGFGVFLSWFGVFSEVWSFNRYDSPWQVLRLLWYGVLENFGYRQWKTLVAWRGLLEYLRGVESWGVMERSGFSTDDE; encoded by the coding sequence ATGCACACGATCGCCCACGCGGTTCTGCTGGTACTCGCCGCGTTCGGCGTGTTCGTCGTGGGGTATTACGCGCTGATCAACGTCGGGTACCTGTTCTTGCACGTTCTGGCGCTGTTCGAACTCCGAGAGGACGTCAGGGAATCGCGGTGGAACCCCCCGTTCCGGAAGTTCAGTACTCCCTTTTACCCCGGTATCGGGATCGTGGTGCCGGCATACAACGAGGAAACCACGATCGTCGAGAGCGTCCGATCGATGCTCGCACTGAACTACCCGGATATCGAGGTCGTCGTCGTCAACGACGGGTCGACCGACGCGACACTCGACCGACTCGTCGAGACGTTCGACCTGGCGACCGTCGAGGCGGAGATCCCCTTCGACGTCCCTGCCGCAGACATTCACGACGTCTACCGGTCGACGACGTACGAGGAACTCCTCGTCCTCGACAAGGACAACGGCGGCAAGAGCGACGCGCTCAACGCGGGGATCTGGCTGACGGACATGCCGCTTTTCTGTGCCGTCGACTCGGACACGATAATCGATCGGGACGCGCTGTTAGACCTCGTGACGCCGTTCCTGAAGGAACCGACGACCGCTGTCGCCGCCGGCGGCGTCATCCGGGTCGCCAACGGGTGTACGATCGAGGACGGGCTCGTCACGGACGTCTCGCTTCCGGGGACAGGACTCCCCGGGTTGCAGGTCATGGAGTACTTGCGTGCCTTCTACTCCGGACGGCTCGGGCTCAACCGGCTCAATGGACTCATCCTCATTTCGGGGGCCTTCGGGCTCTTCCAGACGGAGACCGTCCGCGAGATCGGGGGCTACCGACACGATACCATCACCGAGGACTTCGACATCGTCGTTCGCCTTCACCGCCACCTGACCGAACAGGACCGGGAGTACACGGTCGATTTCGTCCCGGAACCGGTCGCCTGGACGGAAGTCCCCAGCACGCGCCGAGTCCTCAGCCGGCAGCGCCGGCGGTGGTACCGGGGGATGGTCGAGACGGTGATCACGAACCGAAGCATGATGTTCAATCCCCGGTACGGACGCGTCGGGACGCTGGTGATGCCGTTTTTCGTCGCTGCCGAGACGATCGGGCCGCTCATCGAGGGGCTCGGGTACGTCGTGATCCCGGTGGCGTGGTACTTCGGGGCACTCAACCTCGAGTTCGCGGTCATGTTCTTCCTCCTGACGACCGGGTTCGGCGTCTTCCTGTCGTGGTTCGGCGTCTTCAGCGAAGTCTGGAGTTTCAACCGCTACGACAGTCCGTGGCAGGTGTTGCGCCTGCTGTGGTACGGCGTCCTCGAGAACTTCGGCTACAGACAGTGGAAGACGCTCGTCGCCTGGCGGGGCCTCTTGGAGTACCTCCGCGGCGTCGAATCGTGGGGCGTGATGGAACGCAGCGGCTTCTCGACCGACGACGAGTGA
- a CDS encoding sensor histidine kinase, with translation MARETSRNYFRDLFELGTDRSASLDEKIERAITLGRDRLDLEYGVLSYTGAGQYEIVDSTIESGTYEAGTTHELGETWCRHVVADREMLVVADAENSPYTDDVARDATGLQCYIGDAVVVDGEVYGTLCYSGEHPLERDFTHDERRFVQLLTQWISYEIEREQHHQALDAQNERLTEFAGVLAHDLRNPLTGARGYTELVAESVSDPEATHLQTVLDSLDRMEHLITETLSLAREGADVGERQPVSLAEIAQRAWRTVGPESAVLAVENDRTIRADASRLQQLFENLFRNVDEHCEPGVRVTVEGTDEGFVVADDGPGLPPAIADSLFGGSFGSERRGLGLLIVERVVSGHGWDGTVETGDEGTRFSFTSVGMVTEPPATSIQ, from the coding sequence ATGGCCAGGGAAACGTCTCGGAATTACTTTCGTGATCTGTTCGAACTCGGCACCGATCGGTCCGCCTCCCTCGACGAGAAGATCGAACGAGCGATCACGCTCGGACGGGATCGGCTGGACCTCGAATACGGCGTCCTGTCGTATACGGGTGCCGGCCAGTACGAGATCGTCGACTCGACCATCGAAAGTGGCACCTACGAGGCAGGGACGACCCACGAACTCGGGGAAACGTGGTGTCGCCACGTCGTCGCCGACCGCGAGATGCTCGTAGTCGCCGACGCCGAGAACTCCCCGTACACCGACGACGTCGCCCGCGACGCGACGGGGTTGCAGTGTTACATCGGCGATGCCGTCGTCGTCGACGGCGAGGTGTACGGCACCCTCTGTTATTCGGGTGAGCACCCGCTGGAGCGGGACTTCACTCACGACGAGCGGCGGTTCGTCCAGTTGCTCACGCAGTGGATCAGCTACGAGATCGAACGGGAACAACACCACCAGGCACTCGACGCACAGAACGAACGCCTGACTGAGTTCGCGGGCGTCCTTGCCCACGACTTGCGGAACCCGCTGACTGGCGCGCGTGGGTATACGGAACTCGTCGCGGAATCCGTCTCCGATCCCGAGGCGACCCACCTGCAGACGGTCCTCGACTCCCTGGATCGGATGGAACACCTCATCACGGAGACGCTCTCGCTGGCCCGCGAGGGGGCCGATGTCGGCGAGCGTCAACCGGTCTCACTGGCGGAGATCGCCCAGCGGGCCTGGCGGACCGTCGGTCCGGAATCCGCAGTACTCGCCGTGGAGAACGACCGGACGATCCGTGCCGACGCGTCCCGACTTCAGCAGTTGTTCGAGAACCTCTTTCGGAACGTCGACGAACACTGCGAGCCGGGCGTCCGGGTAACCGTCGAGGGGACTGACGAGGGGTTCGTCGTCGCCGACGACGGACCAGGACTCCCGCCAGCCATCGCCGACTCGCTGTTCGGCGGGTCCTTCGGGAGCGAGCGCCGTGGCCTGGGACTGCTCATCGTCGAGCGGGTGGTCTCCGGCCACGGGTGGGACGGGACGGTCGAGACCGGCGACGAAGGGACGCGCTTTTCGTTCACCAGCGTCGGCATGGTCACCGAGCCACCAGCGACTTCGATCCAGTGA
- a CDS encoding hybrid sensor histidine kinase/response regulator: protein MARFDDSASGPIEVLYVNDDSAFADLVRTKLSRFGDIDVRTAADAETAMEQLATIAVDCVVTSYALPAGTGIDLLEEVQAADEDLPTVLFTGRGSEEVASRATRADVSDYIPIRPNQEKFKLLARRIETLVDAARKRAAADRMSDRFRRTLERATDAIYAVDTDWRIEYMNEKMGERVGREPAAVVGKTLWEEFPSIVGTELEERYRTAMETGEAVSFEQYVGEPFGYWVDVRVFPDEDGLTVFSQEITERKERQREYRELAEEYDALLDTSGDAIFLLDVDTTGQEPTFQFAQLSPGYETQTGLSTEEVTGRTPRDVFGEERGAELDANYRECVEQREPISYREELMVAPDARFWETSLAPVIVDDETVRIVGIARNVTEQVRRERTLEQTNQRLEGLIEAAPLTIMEIDADGNVLRWNKGAEEMFGWSSEEVIGEFNPMVPEDRQTEFEAHRQAALEGSPIRGKEIQRETKDGRRLDLLLSVAPISDSDGEVTSILAVLEDITEQKQLESRLRSLQRTAQQLSAAQSTGEIGDLAVDAAVEILGLETTAIWAYDDREHALVPITETSKARELFGESPRFTPGDSLAWDAFESGEVQVFDDVSEQAGRYNEDTEMRSEVQVPLGEYGLLSTGSPTTQKFSETDVDLFRILGSTVEASLARAKREAELKRQNERLDQFASVVAHDLRNPLTVAMGFLEVAAETRDPEHFTKVESAHARIERLIEDLLTLARGETTIEDAEEIDLGAVAREAWGYVDTSEATVDVADDVPVVAGDPGRLSQLFENLFRNAVEHGSTSPDSQARQDREGRSPSSSRTQSDDAVEYGGKDVTITVGKRADGGFYVADDGVGIPPEDRESVFDHGVTTNEGGTGFGLSIVEDIAKAHGWTVSVGESSEGGARFDFDTRR, encoded by the coding sequence ATGGCTCGGTTTGACGACAGTGCTTCCGGACCGATAGAGGTGCTATACGTGAACGACGACAGTGCGTTCGCGGACCTGGTCCGGACGAAACTGTCACGGTTCGGAGATATCGACGTGCGGACGGCGGCTGACGCGGAGACGGCGATGGAGCAACTTGCGACGATCGCTGTCGACTGCGTGGTGACGTCCTACGCGCTCCCAGCTGGGACCGGGATCGACCTGCTCGAAGAAGTCCAGGCGGCGGACGAGGATCTCCCGACCGTCCTGTTCACCGGACGAGGGAGCGAGGAAGTCGCGAGCCGCGCGACGCGGGCCGACGTCTCCGATTACATTCCGATCCGGCCGAATCAGGAGAAGTTCAAGTTGCTGGCCCGGCGGATCGAGACGCTGGTGGACGCCGCCAGAAAGCGGGCCGCCGCCGATCGGATGAGCGACCGATTCCGTCGGACGCTCGAACGGGCGACCGACGCGATCTACGCCGTGGACACCGACTGGCGGATCGAATACATGAACGAGAAGATGGGCGAGCGCGTGGGTCGAGAGCCGGCCGCCGTCGTCGGCAAGACGCTCTGGGAGGAGTTCCCGTCGATCGTGGGGACGGAACTCGAAGAACGCTACCGGACGGCGATGGAAACCGGCGAAGCGGTTTCCTTCGAACAGTACGTCGGCGAGCCCTTCGGGTACTGGGTCGACGTCCGCGTGTTCCCCGACGAGGACGGCCTGACTGTCTTCTCCCAGGAGATAACCGAACGGAAGGAACGGCAACGGGAGTACCGGGAACTCGCCGAGGAGTACGACGCGTTGCTCGATACCTCCGGCGACGCGATCTTCCTCCTCGACGTAGACACGACGGGCCAGGAACCCACGTTCCAGTTTGCACAGCTCAGTCCGGGGTATGAAACCCAGACAGGGCTTTCGACCGAAGAAGTCACAGGTAGGACGCCGCGGGACGTCTTCGGCGAGGAACGCGGTGCGGAACTCGATGCCAATTACCGGGAGTGCGTCGAGCAACGTGAGCCGATCTCCTACCGCGAGGAGTTGATGGTCGCCCCCGACGCCCGATTCTGGGAGACGTCGCTGGCACCGGTCATCGTCGACGACGAGACCGTCCGGATCGTCGGGATCGCGCGAAACGTGACCGAGCAAGTACGGCGGGAACGCACACTCGAACAGACGAACCAGCGCCTGGAGGGACTCATCGAGGCAGCGCCGCTCACGATCATGGAGATCGATGCCGACGGAAATGTCTTGCGCTGGAATAAAGGCGCAGAGGAGATGTTCGGCTGGTCGAGCGAGGAAGTCATCGGAGAGTTCAACCCGATGGTCCCCGAGGACCGGCAGACGGAGTTCGAGGCCCATCGCCAGGCGGCACTCGAGGGGAGCCCGATCCGGGGGAAGGAGATTCAGCGAGAAACCAAGGACGGACGACGACTGGATCTGCTGCTCTCGGTCGCGCCGATTTCGGATTCGGACGGTGAGGTGACGAGCATTCTCGCCGTCCTCGAAGACATCACCGAGCAGAAACAGCTCGAAAGCCGTCTCCGGTCGCTACAGCGAACCGCACAGCAACTCAGCGCCGCACAGTCCACCGGGGAGATCGGAGATCTCGCTGTCGACGCTGCCGTCGAAATCCTCGGACTCGAGACCACCGCGATCTGGGCATACGACGACCGGGAACACGCCCTCGTCCCGATCACCGAGACGTCAAAGGCGAGAGAACTCTTCGGTGAATCGCCGCGGTTCACGCCTGGAGACAGCCTCGCCTGGGACGCGTTCGAATCCGGCGAAGTGCAGGTATTCGACGACGTCAGCGAACAGGCCGGACGCTACAACGAGGACACGGAGATGCGAAGCGAGGTCCAGGTCCCACTGGGCGAGTACGGCCTGCTCTCGACCGGATCGCCGACGACCCAGAAGTTCTCCGAGACGGACGTCGACCTGTTCAGGATTCTCGGTTCGACTGTCGAGGCATCCCTGGCGCGGGCAAAGCGTGAAGCCGAACTCAAGCGTCAGAACGAACGCCTCGATCAGTTCGCCAGCGTCGTGGCCCACGACCTCCGGAACCCGCTCACCGTCGCGATGGGCTTTCTCGAAGTGGCCGCCGAGACGCGCGATCCGGAACACTTCACGAAGGTCGAGTCTGCCCACGCCCGTATCGAACGACTCATCGAGGACCTCCTGACGCTCGCCCGTGGTGAAACGACGATCGAGGACGCGGAGGAGATCGACCTCGGGGCCGTTGCACGGGAAGCGTGGGGCTACGTCGACACGAGCGAGGCGACGGTGGACGTCGCCGACGACGTGCCAGTCGTCGCCGGTGACCCCGGTCGGTTGAGTCAACTGTTCGAGAACCTCTTCCGGAACGCCGTGGAACATGGTTCCACGAGCCCTGACTCACAGGCTCGTCAGGACCGCGAGGGACGGAGTCCCTCGAGCAGTCGGACGCAGTCCGACGACGCCGTAGAATACGGCGGCAAAGACGTGACGATCACCGTCGGCAAGCGAGCGGATGGCGGGTTCTACGTCGCGGACGACGGTGTCGGGATTCCACCCGAGGATCGAGAATCCGTGTTCGACCACGGCGTCACCACCAACGAGGGCGGGACGGGCTTTGGCCTCTCGATCGTCGAAGACATCGCAAAGGCACACGGCTGGACGGTTTCCGTCGGTGAGTCGAGCGAGGGCGGTGCACGGTTCGATTTCGATACGAGACGGTAG